A window of Phycobacter azelaicus contains these coding sequences:
- a CDS encoding CpsD/CapB family tyrosine-protein kinase, whose amino-acid sequence MEILHEAESAYQPAEFSGGGRGKADPYAKSEEAFLLPAKLPPLWDRLPLVPFDAENPVATAVPLVSAWRNAPAARAFDLLRTRLLQTLKARGWRSIAVCAPTTGCGTTFTAVNLALSLARVASSRTVLMDFNFRTPGVAAALGLEAQGDLPRFLTGEVPIEEALLRPLETLALGLNAARPENAAEILHDRRSAAVLDDMILRTEAETVLLDLPPLLEYDDAAAVLAQVDGVLLISDGTQTTAAQLAACEQILAGQVPLLGVLLNRGRGANGLAAVA is encoded by the coding sequence ATGGAAATTTTGCACGAGGCTGAATCAGCTTATCAGCCTGCGGAATTTTCGGGCGGTGGCAGGGGAAAGGCAGACCCCTACGCCAAATCCGAAGAGGCGTTTTTGCTGCCGGCAAAACTCCCGCCGCTTTGGGACAGACTGCCCTTGGTTCCCTTTGATGCGGAAAATCCTGTCGCGACTGCTGTGCCATTGGTGTCTGCCTGGCGCAATGCACCCGCTGCGCGGGCGTTCGATCTGCTGCGCACGCGGCTCTTGCAGACGCTCAAGGCACGTGGATGGCGTAGCATAGCCGTCTGTGCCCCAACAACAGGCTGCGGGACCACCTTTACCGCCGTGAACCTGGCTTTGAGCCTTGCGCGTGTTGCGTCCAGCCGAACAGTGCTGATGGATTTCAACTTTCGCACGCCCGGCGTTGCCGCGGCACTGGGTCTGGAGGCGCAAGGGGATCTGCCGCGGTTCCTTACAGGGGAGGTGCCAATCGAAGAGGCTTTGCTCCGGCCGCTTGAGACACTGGCGCTGGGCCTAAACGCAGCACGTCCCGAAAATGCGGCCGAAATCCTGCACGATCGCCGAAGCGCCGCGGTTCTGGACGACATGATCCTGCGCACTGAGGCGGAAACTGTGCTGCTCGATCTGCCGCCGCTTCTTGAATATGACGATGCCGCTGCGGTTCTGGCGCAGGTCGATGGTGTGCTATTGATTTCTGATGGCACACAGACCACCGCCGCGCAATTGGCAGCCTGCGAGCAGATCCTCGCCGGGCAAGTGCCGCTGCTGGGTGTGCTCCTCAATCGCGGACGTGGTGCAAATGGCCTTGCGGCCGTCGCATAA
- a CDS encoding sugar transferase: protein MFNNGFKVNQQSLFIGLGTPHKGRALCSNEGPINNVLFDQSMSETPVGQRLSSDVSRLHARPKANPGLYQLFGKRSLDLALTLLSLPVVLPIMLFCALALMVEGGAPFYTQERLGRNGKRFRILKLRTMVRDADARLKLYLAQDPALRHEWETTQKLKNDPRITRIGRILGMTSLDELPQLWNVIKGEMSLVGPRPMMTDQEALYGDATDYFDLKPGLTGLWQVSARNESTFAFRAKLDSEYRRSLGLGTDLGLIVRTFGVIVKGTGY, encoded by the coding sequence TTGTTCAACAATGGATTTAAAGTGAACCAGCAGTCCCTGTTCATTGGTTTGGGAACGCCTCACAAAGGGAGGGCGCTTTGTTCAAACGAGGGGCCCATAAATAACGTCTTGTTTGATCAAAGTATGTCGGAAACGCCAGTGGGCCAACGCCTGTCGTCCGATGTTTCAAGGCTTCACGCCCGGCCGAAGGCCAACCCAGGCCTCTACCAATTGTTTGGAAAAAGAAGCCTCGATCTGGCGCTGACGCTGCTGTCGTTGCCTGTCGTCCTGCCGATCATGCTGTTCTGTGCTCTTGCGCTCATGGTCGAAGGTGGGGCTCCGTTCTACACGCAGGAACGCCTTGGTCGGAACGGCAAGCGGTTCCGCATTCTCAAACTCCGCACGATGGTCCGGGATGCTGATGCTCGGCTCAAGCTCTACCTTGCGCAGGATCCGGCCCTGCGGCATGAGTGGGAGACCACGCAAAAGCTCAAGAATGACCCGCGCATCACCCGTATTGGCCGCATTTTGGGCATGACCTCGCTAGATGAATTGCCGCAACTGTGGAACGTGATCAAAGGGGAGATGAGCCTCGTTGGTCCACGGCCAATGATGACAGACCAGGAGGCTCTTTACGGCGATGCGACAGACTATTTTGACCTCAAGCCCGGTTTGACCGGCCTGTGGCAGGTTTCCGCGCGCAACGAGAGCACCTTTGCTTTCCGCGCCAAGCTGGATTCAGAATATCGCCGTAGCCTCGGGCTCGGGACGGACCTTGGGCTGATCGTGCGCACCTTCGGTGTCATAGTGAAGGGCACTGGATATTAA
- a CDS encoding AraC family transcriptional regulator, which produces METRQSSENAVFVHCATQRLQELNFSLAAVFADVPDAEQLIAQPEPVTDLRSICRLFSRASELSRDDLFGFELAKQTDWREAGLLGYLSLCASDVGDFWEVLSEFTGLFGERLFFDTSELKDAGAITWGHRDLEDSDLAAQYHQFLAALLISTVRRATQRQIVLRKVAFTHAPVSNRTELDEFYGCKVIYHAPLNRLDFSPSDRTVALVTADPRLHRILKKSAIADLGTLGPKRMELPEQVRQRIAQRIGADNLSLEQVAADLGMSSRTLSRKLDDFGTSYFEILEALRLQMAQKYLSETNLNLARISNLLGYRSLSSFNDAFKRWTGHSPGRFRNKG; this is translated from the coding sequence ATGGAAACGCGCCAATCATCGGAAAATGCTGTTTTCGTGCATTGCGCCACGCAGCGCCTGCAGGAATTGAATTTTTCGTTGGCTGCAGTTTTCGCGGATGTCCCTGATGCAGAGCAGCTTATCGCGCAACCCGAGCCGGTGACTGACCTGCGTTCGATTTGCCGGTTATTTTCCCGGGCCTCCGAGCTGAGCCGCGATGATCTGTTCGGGTTTGAGCTTGCAAAACAAACGGATTGGCGCGAGGCGGGGCTCCTTGGCTATCTTTCCCTTTGCGCTTCAGATGTTGGCGACTTCTGGGAGGTGCTATCTGAGTTCACCGGGCTTTTTGGTGAGAGGTTATTCTTTGATACTTCTGAGCTGAAGGATGCGGGAGCGATAACCTGGGGGCATCGGGACTTGGAGGATTCTGATCTGGCGGCGCAGTACCATCAGTTCCTTGCCGCATTACTGATCTCGACGGTCCGCCGCGCCACGCAGCGGCAGATCGTTTTGAGGAAAGTCGCCTTCACGCACGCACCGGTGTCGAACCGCACCGAACTCGACGAGTTCTATGGCTGCAAGGTCATATACCATGCGCCACTCAATCGTTTAGACTTCTCACCGTCGGACAGGACTGTTGCACTGGTGACTGCAGATCCTCGTTTGCATCGGATATTGAAGAAATCCGCGATCGCAGATCTTGGCACGCTCGGGCCAAAGCGGATGGAACTGCCAGAGCAGGTGCGTCAGCGTATCGCCCAAAGGATCGGAGCAGATAACCTCTCCTTGGAGCAGGTCGCGGCGGATCTCGGGATGAGTTCACGAACGCTGTCGCGCAAACTGGATGACTTTGGGACGAGCTATTTTGAGATCCTGGAAGCCTTGAGATTGCAAATGGCGCAGAAATATCTGAGCGAAACGAATTTGAACCTTGCGCGGATCTCAAATCTGCTGGGCTATCGCAGTTTGTCCTCCTTCAACGATGCCTTCAAGCGATGGACAGGGCATAGCCCAGGCCGTTTTCGAAACAAGGGTTGA
- a CDS encoding 2-dehydro-3-deoxygalactonokinase: protein MEHTSKPENRSSLWIAAEARGLDWSFWANSGDSVKLRKQARFSGALNDPEFAQIYTSLCLALEADSAVPLFACGLDGGPTQSVPCRPDACKTAAMPTGEQTALPPALEAIHVVPALSQSSPSALIRHETGRISGFLLLNPGWEGVICLAGATTHWALISAEEVVSFQSFLTTGIASATLASNGLASDDWSAQSIALTAADTISRPELTAARLAEALAARVVHGASPEDTAGMVWGALLGAELAASRPYWLGQNLAIIGAKEHAAPYVVAMEAQGLSVTVADAERMCLAGLTRAWRQREA, encoded by the coding sequence ATGGAACACACCAGCAAACCTGAAAATCGCTCATCGCTTTGGATAGCTGCAGAGGCCCGCGGTCTGGACTGGAGCTTTTGGGCCAACTCAGGCGACAGCGTAAAACTGCGCAAACAGGCGCGCTTTTCAGGCGCTCTGAACGATCCCGAGTTTGCGCAGATCTACACGTCTCTTTGTCTTGCGTTGGAGGCAGACTCCGCTGTTCCACTTTTTGCCTGTGGTTTGGATGGCGGGCCGACACAGTCGGTGCCCTGTCGGCCCGATGCGTGCAAAACCGCTGCCATGCCCACAGGTGAACAGACAGCCCTTCCGCCTGCCCTTGAGGCCATTCACGTTGTGCCCGCCCTGTCACAGAGTTCACCCAGCGCCCTGATACGCCATGAAACCGGCCGGATCAGCGGCTTCCTGTTGCTCAATCCCGGTTGGGAGGGCGTGATCTGCCTGGCGGGTGCAACCACACATTGGGCCTTGATCAGCGCAGAAGAAGTCGTGAGCTTTCAGAGCTTCCTGACCACCGGGATAGCCAGTGCCACACTTGCTTCTAACGGTCTGGCATCCGATGACTGGAGCGCTCAATCGATTGCACTGACGGCCGCTGACACGATATCAAGGCCAGAGCTGACCGCCGCTCGACTGGCGGAAGCCCTCGCCGCGCGCGTTGTGCACGGAGCCAGCCCGGAAGACACGGCCGGGATGGTCTGGGGGGCGTTGTTGGGCGCAGAACTGGCGGCATCTCGTCCCTACTGGCTGGGACAGAATCTGGCAATCATCGGCGCCAAGGAGCATGCCGCCCCCTATGTGGTCGCAATGGAGGCCCAAGGGCTATCTGTGACGGTAGCTGATGCTGAACGCATGTGCCTTGCTGGTCTCACGCGCGCCTGGCGGCAACGCGAGGCTTGA
- a CDS encoding TIGR03084 family metal-binding protein, which translates to MQQAEDFRAESRALAAILEDLPEADFHRPTLFKDWTIDHVIGHLHLFNVAAETSLQGEEAFAAFIGPIVQDMQSGKTILECQFPWLNGLSGRALFEAWKDGAESCADAFSAADPKARVKWVGPDMSALSSITARQMETWAHGQEVFDLLGLERGEQDRIRNIAHLGVATYGWTFLNRKEEVPEPAPFVHLIGPSGAVWTWNEGQDGNMVRGSAVEFAQVVTQVRNVADTDLEVIGSNAARWMENAQCFAGPPETPPAKGARHKS; encoded by the coding sequence ATGCAGCAAGCAGAGGATTTTCGCGCCGAAAGCCGCGCACTGGCGGCCATTCTCGAGGACCTGCCGGAAGCGGATTTTCACAGGCCCACATTGTTCAAGGACTGGACGATTGATCACGTGATCGGTCACTTGCACCTCTTCAACGTGGCGGCCGAGACGTCTCTGCAGGGCGAAGAGGCCTTTGCCGCGTTTATCGGACCGATTGTGCAGGACATGCAGTCGGGCAAGACGATCCTTGAGTGTCAGTTCCCATGGCTGAACGGGCTGTCCGGGCGTGCGCTTTTCGAGGCTTGGAAGGATGGCGCCGAATCCTGCGCCGATGCCTTTTCCGCTGCCGATCCCAAGGCTCGCGTCAAATGGGTCGGTCCGGACATGAGCGCGCTGTCGTCGATTACTGCGCGGCAGATGGAGACTTGGGCGCACGGTCAGGAGGTCTTTGATCTTTTGGGACTGGAGCGGGGTGAGCAGGACCGGATACGCAATATCGCGCATCTTGGGGTGGCGACCTACGGCTGGACCTTCCTCAACCGCAAGGAAGAGGTCCCCGAACCTGCACCTTTCGTGCATCTTATCGGGCCATCAGGGGCCGTGTGGACCTGGAATGAGGGGCAAGACGGCAATATGGTGCGCGGTTCTGCGGTTGAGTTTGCGCAGGTGGTGACGCAGGTCCGCAATGTCGCGGATACCGATCTTGAAGTGATCGGCTCAAATGCGGCGCGCTGGATGGAGAACGCACAGTGTTTTGCCGGCCCCCCTGAAACGCCCCCGGCCAAGGGGGCACGGCACAAGAGCTAA
- a CDS encoding TetR/AcrR family transcriptional regulator, which yields MAAKSPDKPDVTSPEPSRADRTRLRIYDAVTDCLDQFGYAETSINRVQTTAGVSRGALTHHFPSKEEMMVRTLEHLLAPVRGPKEAGETGHILRKGAQGDDLPGELHHLWARVINTREGRAVMEILVASRTDAALRNRITPSLWDYNDTFNRNIANLYSAPSGEDLALLWSICRSFMRGLHSQAPYERDPEIITKMVDLFGRIMTPHLAARAHPGGQNEEPL from the coding sequence ATGGCGGCAAAGAGCCCAGATAAACCTGACGTCACATCCCCCGAGCCGAGCCGAGCTGACCGCACGCGACTGCGGATATACGATGCCGTGACGGATTGCCTTGACCAGTTTGGTTATGCGGAAACCTCGATCAACAGGGTGCAGACCACCGCGGGCGTATCCCGCGGGGCGCTCACCCACCACTTTCCCAGCAAGGAAGAGATGATGGTGCGCACGCTGGAACACCTCCTCGCCCCCGTGCGCGGGCCGAAAGAGGCTGGAGAAACGGGCCACATTCTGCGCAAGGGGGCACAAGGCGATGACCTGCCCGGCGAGCTCCACCATCTTTGGGCGCGCGTCATTAACACCCGGGAGGGGCGCGCCGTAATGGAGATCCTAGTGGCCTCGCGCACGGACGCGGCCCTGCGCAATCGCATCACACCATCGCTCTGGGATTACAACGACACGTTCAACCGCAATATCGCCAACCTCTATTCGGCGCCCTCTGGCGAAGATCTGGCCCTGCTTTGGTCGATCTGCCGCAGTTTCATGCGGGGGCTACACAGCCAGGCCCCCTATGAGCGCGACCCGGAAATCATCACAAAAATGGTGGACCTTTTCGGTCGCATCATGACCCCGCATCTGGCGGCGCGGGCACACCCGGGAGGACAGAATGAAGAACCCCTTTGA
- a CDS encoding acyl-CoA dehydrogenase family protein translates to MKNPFETDEHRAFRDSLRSFVANEIQPYCDDWDEAGAIPWELHQKIGAFGVWGFGIDEAYGGLGFDDCFMRIAYSEELARCGAGGVTAAMAGRTISIEPIARLAHEEIKSRVLPEIISGRKGSSLGVTEPGGGSDVAGLKTTARRDGNHWVINGSKAFITGGMTSDYFVIPARTGGAGLKGISLFFVEADTPGFSRSEMSRKMGWWCADQATLFLDEVRVPATNMMGEEGSGFIAIMNNFNMERINLIAGVLGMMKTCLEDSIAWAQERETFGKKLIEHQVIRHKIAEMSARIDAVQSTLWLIAWQVNQGTMPVAELSKAKFFATKACEFCASEAMQILGGAAYLRGNRVERVYREVKVMAIGGGSEEIMRDLAVRQMGL, encoded by the coding sequence ATGAAGAACCCCTTTGAAACCGATGAACATCGTGCCTTTCGGGACAGCCTCCGCAGTTTTGTTGCGAACGAAATTCAGCCCTATTGCGATGACTGGGACGAAGCAGGCGCGATTCCCTGGGAGTTGCATCAGAAGATTGGCGCTTTCGGGGTCTGGGGGTTCGGCATTGACGAGGCCTACGGCGGCCTTGGCTTTGACGACTGTTTCATGCGCATTGCCTATAGCGAGGAACTGGCTCGCTGCGGCGCAGGCGGCGTAACAGCTGCCATGGCCGGGCGCACCATTTCGATCGAGCCCATAGCCCGCCTGGCCCATGAAGAGATAAAGTCGCGCGTCCTGCCTGAGATCATTTCGGGCCGCAAAGGCTCTTCCTTGGGCGTCACGGAACCCGGCGGCGGCTCGGATGTGGCGGGTCTCAAGACCACCGCCAGACGGGACGGGAATCACTGGGTCATCAACGGAAGCAAGGCCTTCATCACCGGCGGGATGACCTCCGACTATTTCGTGATCCCCGCCCGCACCGGCGGCGCGGGCCTGAAAGGGATCTCTCTTTTCTTTGTCGAGGCCGACACGCCCGGTTTCAGCCGCAGCGAAATGAGCCGCAAGATGGGGTGGTGGTGTGCCGATCAGGCGACGCTTTTCCTGGACGAGGTGCGCGTGCCTGCCACCAACATGATGGGGGAGGAAGGCAGCGGATTCATCGCCATCATGAACAATTTCAACATGGAGCGCATCAACCTGATTGCAGGCGTCCTCGGCATGATGAAAACCTGCCTAGAGGACTCCATCGCCTGGGCGCAAGAACGTGAAACCTTTGGCAAAAAGCTCATCGAGCATCAGGTGATCCGCCACAAGATCGCCGAGATGTCGGCCCGGATCGATGCGGTTCAGTCAACGCTTTGGCTAATTGCATGGCAGGTCAATCAAGGCACGATGCCGGTCGCAGAGCTGAGCAAGGCCAAGTTCTTTGCCACCAAGGCCTGCGAGTTCTGTGCCTCGGAAGCGATGCAGATCCTGGGCGGCGCGGCCTATCTGCGTGGCAACCGGGTCGAGCGGGTCTACCGCGAGGTGAAGGTCATGGCCATCGGCGGTGGCTCCGAAGAGATCATGCGGGATCTGGCGGTGCGGCAGATGGGGCTGTAG
- a CDS encoding EAL domain-containing protein codes for MAFQPMVAIGAQKIFAYEALLRGKDGSSPRDVFRQVTPDTLYAFDQKCRTTSIELAAELDLAGEGALLSMNFLPNAVYDPKACIRLTLEVAKKTGFPVDRIMFEFTETEQVDTQKILDILTTYQRLGFKTAIDDFGAGYSGLKLLTMFQPDVVKLDAGLIRGIDTSRAKQAIVRNSIRMLEEMGILIVCEGIETEDEYSALYDLGVDLMQGYLFAKPGFETLPEPYWPVHEAVSMPQSKRL; via the coding sequence ATGGCATTTCAACCCATGGTCGCCATCGGGGCGCAGAAGATCTTCGCATATGAGGCGCTCCTGCGCGGCAAGGACGGCTCCAGCCCGCGCGATGTGTTCAGGCAGGTGACGCCAGACACCCTTTATGCTTTTGACCAGAAATGCAGGACCACGTCGATCGAACTGGCTGCGGAGCTGGACCTGGCTGGCGAGGGTGCGCTCTTGTCGATGAACTTTTTACCCAATGCCGTCTACGACCCCAAAGCGTGCATTCGCTTGACCCTTGAGGTTGCGAAAAAAACCGGTTTCCCCGTCGATCGCATCATGTTCGAGTTCACCGAGACGGAGCAGGTCGACACGCAAAAGATCCTCGACATCCTGACCACCTATCAGCGTCTTGGCTTCAAGACGGCGATTGATGACTTTGGCGCAGGCTATTCTGGGCTTAAACTACTGACCATGTTCCAGCCCGACGTCGTAAAGCTGGATGCAGGCCTGATCCGAGGGATCGACACCTCGCGGGCAAAGCAGGCGATCGTGCGCAACTCCATCCGAATGCTCGAGGAAATGGGCATTCTCATCGTCTGCGAAGGCATTGAAACTGAGGATGAATACAGCGCTCTTTACGACTTGGGCGTCGACCTGATGCAAGGCTACCTCTTTGCGAAACCGGGGTTTGAAACCCTGCCTGAGCCCTATTGGCCGGTCCATGAGGCGGTTTCAATGCCCCAGAGCAAAAGGCTCTAG
- a CDS encoding ATP-binding protein — MVLQRLKQYSPRSLYGRAALILIVPIVSLQLVVSVVFIKRDLEDVTTQMTATVLREVNLLLQQGGSAKGQPEYLLRLAPFLQPLQMEADFLQTGAPDPHDHLAWYEFSGRVVRDKLKADLPGFLAAQFPDNPRVHIFVDTDLGRLELQIDRRRLTAAAPHQLIVTMVFFGLFMALIAFIYLRNQLRPIKRLAEAAEAFGRGRMMPYSPRGATEVRAAGSAFVDMRARIERQIEQRTLMLSGVSHDLRTPLTRLKLGLAMLDEEDAEPMLRDVDEMQALLDAFLDFSRGASTGEPERVDPIAMVTGIVEDWRRQGKDVMLGEISGSGQVMLRHQSMRRAVENLISNAVRYGTRARVAVTLTEKSLRIRVEDDGPGIAPDQRGEAVRPFTRLDSARNQNLGSGVGLGLAIVVDVARAHGGTLRLSESPELGGLRADIVIAR, encoded by the coding sequence ATGGTGTTGCAAAGGCTCAAACAATATTCCCCGCGCAGCCTCTATGGTCGTGCCGCGCTAATCCTGATCGTGCCTATCGTCTCGTTGCAGTTGGTGGTCTCTGTCGTGTTCATAAAGCGGGACCTGGAGGATGTGACGACGCAGATGACGGCCACCGTTTTGCGTGAGGTCAACCTGCTGCTCCAGCAGGGTGGTAGTGCAAAGGGGCAGCCGGAGTATTTGCTGCGCCTCGCGCCCTTTCTTCAGCCTTTGCAGATGGAGGCCGACTTTCTGCAAACGGGCGCCCCGGATCCCCACGATCATCTCGCCTGGTACGAGTTCTCAGGCCGCGTGGTTCGGGACAAATTAAAAGCGGATCTTCCCGGTTTTCTGGCCGCCCAGTTTCCTGACAATCCCAGGGTGCACATTTTTGTGGATACTGATCTTGGGAGGCTCGAGCTGCAGATCGACAGGCGGCGCCTGACTGCCGCGGCGCCGCACCAGTTGATCGTTACGATGGTCTTTTTTGGTCTCTTCATGGCGTTGATCGCCTTCATATATCTGCGCAACCAGCTGCGCCCGATCAAAAGGCTGGCCGAAGCGGCCGAGGCCTTTGGGCGGGGGCGGATGATGCCGTATTCTCCTCGTGGCGCAACCGAGGTCCGGGCAGCGGGCAGCGCCTTTGTGGATATGCGGGCCCGTATCGAACGACAGATCGAGCAGCGCACGCTTATGCTGTCCGGGGTCAGTCATGACCTCCGAACTCCGCTGACGCGTCTGAAATTGGGGCTTGCGATGCTGGATGAGGAAGACGCCGAACCGATGTTGCGGGACGTGGATGAAATGCAGGCGCTTCTGGATGCGTTCCTTGATTTTTCCCGTGGGGCCTCGACCGGCGAGCCGGAGCGGGTCGATCCGATCGCCATGGTCACGGGTATCGTCGAGGACTGGCGGCGGCAGGGAAAGGACGTGATGCTGGGTGAGATCAGCGGTTCAGGGCAGGTGATGCTGCGGCACCAGTCCATGCGCCGGGCGGTTGAGAACCTGATATCCAATGCGGTGCGCTATGGCACGCGCGCACGGGTTGCGGTGACACTGACCGAAAAATCCCTGCGTATCCGGGTCGAGGATGACGGCCCCGGCATTGCCCCTGACCAGCGAGGAGAGGCTGTCAGACCATTCACGCGCCTTGATAGTGCGCGCAATCAGAACCTTGGGTCAGGTGTTGGGCTTGGGCTGGCGATTGTTGTCGATGTGGCGCGGGCTCATGGTGGTACGCTGCGCCTGAGTGAGAGCCCCGAGCTGGGAGGCTTGCGGGCGGACATCGTGATCGCGCGCTAG
- a CDS encoding MBL fold metallo-hydrolase, with product MQAPDDFNPTPSVADLLQPGVRRILAPNPSPMTYRGTNTYVVGQTGLAVIDPGPLSDAHLDAILAAVEPGQRITHVIVTHAHVDHSPLAAELSQQTGAPVMGFGPATAGRSTVMTQLLDQGLNSGGEGIDTDFMPDIEVADGETITGEGWSLEVLHTPGHLGNHIALALEDACFTADHVMGWASSLVSPPDGDLTDFMASCRRLRARPWRVFYPGHGAPIEDPSGRLDWLINHRKAREAAILNALEAGPATPGELARQIYTETPPALLMAAERNVLAHLIDLMGKSRVAPENGLTATTAFGLLG from the coding sequence ATGCAGGCCCCAGACGATTTCAATCCCACTCCGAGCGTTGCGGACCTTTTGCAGCCGGGTGTGCGCCGCATTCTGGCACCGAACCCCTCTCCTATGACCTACCGCGGCACAAATACCTATGTGGTCGGTCAAACCGGGCTTGCGGTCATCGACCCCGGCCCCTTGAGTGACGCGCATCTGGATGCGATTCTGGCAGCCGTTGAGCCGGGACAGCGCATCACCCATGTGATCGTGACCCACGCCCACGTGGATCATTCGCCCCTTGCAGCGGAATTGTCCCAGCAGACCGGTGCTCCGGTCATGGGATTTGGACCCGCCACTGCCGGACGAAGCACCGTCATGACGCAGCTTTTGGACCAGGGCCTAAACAGCGGCGGTGAAGGCATCGATACCGATTTCATGCCCGACATCGAAGTCGCGGACGGAGAGACGATCACCGGCGAGGGATGGTCGCTTGAAGTGCTGCATACACCCGGCCATCTGGGCAATCATATCGCCCTGGCGCTAGAGGATGCCTGTTTCACCGCCGACCATGTGATGGGCTGGGCCAGCTCCCTTGTGTCGCCCCCAGACGGAGACCTCACGGATTTCATGGCCTCCTGCCGCAGACTGCGCGCGCGTCCCTGGCGGGTATTCTATCCCGGCCACGGCGCCCCGATCGAGGATCCGTCGGGCCGACTTGATTGGCTGATCAACCACCGCAAAGCGCGGGAGGCCGCAATCCTCAACGCTCTGGAAGCAGGCCCGGCCACCCCCGGTGAATTGGCTCGCCAGATCTACACCGAGACGCCCCCTGCCCTCCTGATGGCCGCCGAGCGCAATGTGTTGGCACATCTCATTGACCTCATGGGGAAATCACGGGTCGCCCCTGAAAACGGCCTGACCGCAACCACCGCCTTTGGTTTGTTGGGGTAA
- a CDS encoding N-6 DNA methylase, protein MNFIALESEQKLRGGYYTPSDLARFLTRWIAPNSRTRVLEPSCGDGAFFPTLEGSDATVTAFELSPEEAAKASARGLPNCTIHNRDFLGWALDAEPGQFDAVVGNPPFIRYQYLPAEFQANAERVFTRLGCKFTKHTNAWVPFILACMDLLRPSGRLAMVVPSEIVHVMHAQSLRTYLGQQCRRMVIVDPQEIWFEGTLQGAVLLMAEKKATPETHGEGLGILRVSGREFLLEDPEAVFNAPRAINGKTVQGKWTRALVPAATLAILDAVEADDRFCRFSDAATVDVGIVTGANKFFLVTDEVVKHNGLEKWTHPMFGRSDHCPGVIYDDAQHARNAATGKPTNFLWMPDTSVEKSAKGRAYIAAGEREDLHKRYKCRIRSPWYTVPSVYATEVGMLKRSHDTPRLILNRAGAYTTDTAYRIRALRGTADALVYGFYNSLTALSAELEGRHYGGGVLELVPSEIEKLLLPSPDSIVPEVESLDRMVREDTVADTLEAQSEAVLGALTKAEQMDLLAAWATLRDRRHRLPT, encoded by the coding sequence ATGAACTTCATCGCCTTGGAATCAGAACAGAAGTTACGCGGTGGATATTACACGCCTAGCGACCTTGCCCGATTCCTGACCCGATGGATTGCCCCGAATAGCAGAACCCGCGTACTCGAACCGAGTTGCGGTGACGGCGCGTTCTTCCCAACGCTTGAGGGGTCCGACGCAACGGTCACGGCCTTTGAGCTATCTCCCGAAGAAGCCGCAAAGGCATCGGCGCGTGGCCTACCGAATTGCACAATCCACAACCGAGACTTCCTCGGATGGGCACTCGATGCGGAACCCGGCCAATTCGATGCGGTTGTAGGCAACCCGCCTTTCATTCGGTACCAATACCTTCCAGCAGAATTCCAAGCCAATGCCGAACGGGTATTCACGCGCCTCGGCTGCAAGTTCACAAAGCACACCAACGCATGGGTTCCATTCATTCTGGCGTGTATGGACCTGCTGCGCCCCAGCGGGCGATTGGCGATGGTGGTCCCGTCGGAAATCGTCCACGTGATGCACGCGCAGTCGCTGCGAACCTATCTCGGACAGCAGTGCCGCCGGATGGTGATTGTGGACCCGCAGGAAATTTGGTTCGAAGGCACCCTACAGGGCGCGGTGCTGCTGATGGCCGAGAAGAAGGCCACACCAGAGACCCACGGCGAGGGTTTGGGCATTCTCCGTGTGTCCGGTCGCGAATTCCTGCTAGAAGACCCAGAGGCAGTGTTCAACGCCCCGAGGGCAATCAACGGAAAGACTGTTCAGGGCAAGTGGACCCGCGCGTTGGTCCCTGCCGCGACTCTTGCGATTCTCGATGCCGTGGAAGCCGATGATCGTTTTTGCCGCTTTTCAGACGCCGCAACTGTGGACGTGGGCATTGTCACTGGGGCGAACAAGTTTTTCCTCGTCACCGACGAAGTGGTCAAGCACAACGGATTGGAAAAGTGGACGCACCCTATGTTTGGTCGCAGCGACCACTGCCCCGGTGTGATCTACGATGATGCTCAACACGCCCGGAATGCCGCCACAGGCAAGCCCACGAACTTCCTTTGGATGCCCGATACCTCGGTCGAAAAGAGCGCCAAGGGACGCGCCTACATTGCTGCTGGCGAGCGTGAAGACCTACACAAGCGGTATAAATGCCGCATCCGCAGCCCGTGGTATACAGTGCCTTCCGTCTACGCTACCGAAGTGGGAATGCTAAAGCGAAGCCACGACACGCCTCGGCTGATCCTCAATCGTGCGGGCGCATACACGACCGACACCGCATATCGCATTCGAGCCTTGCGCGGCACAGCCGATGCGCTGGTCTATGGCTTCTACAACAGCTTGACCGCCCTCAGCGCAGAACTTGAAGGGCGGCACTATGGTGGGGGCGTTCTCGAACTCGTGCCTAGCGAGATCGAGAAGCTGTTGTTGCCTTCCCCGGACTCGATTGTCCCAGAGGTGGAAAGCCTCGACCGCATGGTCCGCGAAGACACGGTGGCTGACACGCTAGAGGCGCAGTCAGAGGCGGTGTTGGGCGCGCTGACCAAGGCAGAGCAAATGGACCTGCTGGCCGCGTGGGCCACTCTGCGCGACAGACGACACCGCCTGCCTACTTAG